A single region of the Xiphias gladius isolate SHS-SW01 ecotype Sanya breed wild chromosome 17, ASM1685928v1, whole genome shotgun sequence genome encodes:
- the chek1 gene encoding LOW QUALITY PROTEIN: serine/threonine-protein kinase Chk1 (The sequence of the model RefSeq protein was modified relative to this genomic sequence to represent the inferred CDS: inserted 2 bases in 1 codon) has product MAVPFVQDWDLVQTLGEGAYGEVRLLVNRQTEEAVAVKVIDTSQAKECAENVKKEVCVHKMLNHANIVRFFGHRKEGPTVYLFLEYCTGGELFDRIEPDVGMDEKDAHRFFQQLIGAVEYLHSVGITHRDIKPENILLDDKDNLKLTDFGLATMFRFKGRERLLSRLCGTLPYVAPELLSQTEYRAQPADIWACGIVLTAMLAGELPWDQPTDSCQEYSDWFKKKXYLPPWKKIQPMPLSLLSKLLQASPDARITITDIQKDRWFIQGVKQPPGPLGSGGHKLLRSDVGLKSRANSDDRMQFSSSQPDFAAGGWEAMLLISQTDGQVSFSQPTKPEHMLLGSQLLATPGASQSQWQRLVRRMTRFFTVVTADASLSALKDACDDLALGFKLTCAKQVTVSTLDKRNNKLIFKVHLLEMNQRVLLDFRLSKGDGLEFKRLFVKIKQKLGDIISTQKILLPIT; this is encoded by the exons atGGCGGTGCCATTTGTGCAGGACTGGGACCTTGTTCAGACACTGGGAGAGGGAGCCTACGGAGA AGTGAGGCTACTGGTGAACAGGCAGACGGAGGAGGCGGTTGCAGTGAAGGTGATCGATACTTCCCAGGCCAAAGAGTGTGCTGAAAATGTCAAGAAGGAGGTCTGCGTCCATAAG ATGCTCAACCACGCCAACATTGTACGTTTTTTTGGCCATCGGAAGGAAGGGCCGACTGTGTACCTCTTCCTGGAGTACTGCACGGGAGGAGAGCTGTTTGACCGAATCG AGCCTGATGTTGGGATGGATGAGAAAGATGCCCATAGATTTTTCCAGCAGCTTATAGGAGCTGTG GAGTACCTCCACAGCGTTGGCATCACTCACAGAGACATAAAGCCGGAGAACATTTTGCTGGATGACAAAG ACAACCTGAAGCTGACGGATTTTGGCCTGGCCACCATGTTCCGTTTCAAAGGACGAGAACGTCTTCTGAGTCGACTCTGCGGGACGCTTCCCTATGTGGCTCCGGAGCTTCTCAGCCAAACGGAGTACAGAGCTCAGCCGGCAGATATCTGGGCTTGTGGAATAGTCCTCACTGCCATGCTGGCTGGAG AGTTACCATGGGACCAGCCCACTGATAGCTGTCAAGAGTATTCagattggtttaaaaaaaa atatctaccTCCTTGGAAGAAAATACAACCAATGCCTCTTA GCTTGTTGTCCAAATTACTGCAGGCCAGTCCAGATGCACGCATCACTatcacagacatacagaaagaCCGCTGGTTTATTCAAG GTGTAAAGCAACCACCAGGTCCTCTGGGCTCAGGAGGACACAAACTTCTTCGATCAGATGTGGGACTCAAATCCCGGGCCAACAG TGATGACAGGATGCAGTTTTCCAGCTCTCAGCCTGATTTTGCAGCAGGTGGCTGGGAAGCCATGTTGTTAATCAGTCAGACCGACGGTCAGGTCAGCTTCTCCCAGCCGACCAAGCCGGAGCACATGTTGCTGGGTAGTCAACTACTGGCAACACCGGGAGCCAGTCAG TCGCAGTGGCAGAGATTAGTGCGGAGAATGACTCGTTTCTTCACCGTTGTGACTGCTGATGCCTCGTTATCTGCCCTGAAAGACGCCTGCGACGACCTGGCACTTGGCTTCAAACTCACCTGTGCCAAACAG GTGACGGTGAGCACACTGGACAAGCGCAATAACAAACTCATCTTCAAAGTTCATTTGCTAGAGATGAATCAGAGAGTGCTGCTGGATTTCAGACTGTCTAAG ggTGACGGTCTGGAGTTTAAACGTCTCTTTGTGAAGATAAAACAGAAGCTTGGCGACATCATCAGCACTCAGAAGATTTTACTCCCCATCACATGA
- the layna gene encoding layilin — MDLLTIVFHFPLLFFDPSAATSLITADIFEARGQRVCKAGKGRPCYKLAYFSELRRRLNFAEAELACRRDGGQLLSVESASEQKIVEQLITELRPTDGDFWIGLRRNHGGEDSTSDCSSQYYWLDGSKSTFRNWHWDEPSCGYEVCVVMYHQPSAPPGLGGLYMFQWNDDNCDTKNNFICKYTAEKPLDPSPSPNSTQTALNLVYIIIPTIPLILLLLTVTGVCCFKRLLRRRRKQQKSEVCQADPGICPSPTPSDVYNVIRSQKDGDLVSARPHTKNTSFLCSSPDTPTGDYDNLGGRDTESGFVTLASTESCFLNFDLNDLSLGRRGTRDFYDTSLGRSGKRDLNDSSLGHTGHREFYDRSLGRRTTKSEHYGSSVYGDHGLYDSSVRGESDLYDPKLRPGGHTVKADLYQTYITNGKEDTYQTSLGTYGNRKSYQANLDSYRNGLNLDGRRRYFNEQEWINRENY; from the exons ATGGATCTGCTAACAATAGTCTTTCACTTCCcgcttttattttttgatccATCTGCAGCCACAAGCCTCATCACAG CGGATATATTTGAAGCCAGAG gtcaACGTGTGTGCAAGGCAGGGAAAGGGAGGCCGTGTTACAAACTGGCCTATTTCTCCGAGCTCCGGCGGAGGCTGAACTTTGCAGAGGCTGAGCTCGCCTGCAGACGGGACGGAGGGCAGCTGCTGAGCGTGGAGTCGGCATCTGAGCAGAAAATCGTAGAGCAGCTCATCACGGAGCTCCGCCCGACTGATGGAGACTTCTGGATTGGTCTCCGTCGTAACCATGGAGGCGAGGACAGCACTTCAGACTGCTCATCACAGTACTACTGGCTGGACGGCAGCAAATCTACATTTAG GAACTGGCACTGGGATGAGCCATCATGTGGCTATGAGGTATGTGTGGTAATGTATCACCAACCATCTGCACCCCCTGGTCTCGGGGGGCTCTACATGTTCCAGTGGAATGACGACAATTGCGACACCAAGAACAACTTCATCTGTAAATACACTGCAG AGAAGCCACTGGACCCCTCCCCTTCTCCCAACTCCACTCAAACAG CTCTGAATTTGGTGTACATCATCATTCCCACCATTCCCCTGATACTGCTGTTGCTGACCGTGACTGGAGTCTGCTGCTTCAAACGGCTACTCAGACG aaggagaaaacaacagaaatcagAAGTATGCCAGGCAGACCCGGGCATCTGCCCCAGCCCGACTCCGTCTGATGTCTACAATGTCATTCGCTCCCAGAAGGACGGGGACCTGGTTTCAGCTCGCCCGCACACCAAAAACACCTCCTTTTTATGCTCCTCCCCTGACACGCCTACAGGTGACTACGACAACCTGGGGGGTCGGGACACAGAGAGCGGCTTTGTGACTCTTGCCAGCACAGAGAGCTGCTTCCTCAACTTTGACCTCAATGACCTCAGCCTTGGACGTCGTGGCACCCGCGACTTCTACGACACCAGCTTGGGCCGCTCAGGAAAGAGGGACTTGAATGACAGCAGTCTGGGTCACACTGGGCACAGAGAGTTTTATGACAGGAGTCTAGGTCGTCGTACAACAAAGAGTGAGCATTACGGCAGCAGTGTGTACGGGGACCATGGATTGTATGACAGCAGTGTCAGGGGAGAGAGTGACCTCTATGATCCCAAACTGAGGCCTGGAGGTCACACAGTAAAGGCTGACCTCTATCAGACATACATCACCAACGGCAAGGAAGACACTTACCAAACCAGCCTCGGAACCTACGGAAACCGAAAATCCTACCAAGCTAATCTGGATTCCTACAGAAATGGCCTGAATCTTGACGGCAGAAGGAGATACTTCAATGAACAGGAATGGATCAACAGAGAAAACTACTGA
- the alg9 gene encoding alpha-1,2-mannosyltransferase ALG9, with protein MAAKALRQRTRRGSRQDANNVNVPAEARPPKEEKGADDSKITDTRQESISRGGQVWAPEGSTAFKCLLSARFCAALLSNISDCDETFNYWEPMHYLLYGTGMQTWEYSPLYAIRSYAYLWLHALPACLHAHVLQTNKVLVFYFVRCVLAFSCCVCELYFYKAVCKKFGLHVGRLMLAFLVLSTGMFCSSAAFLPSSFCMYTTLVAMTGWFQDSTPLAIVGVAAGAIVGWPFSALIGVPIAFDLLVLKTQWKTFIIWSAVALLLLLVPLVAVDSFFYGKLVIAPLNILLYNVFTPHGPDLYGTEPWHFYFVNGILNFNLVFALALFSLPLTALMETLLHRFNVQNLGRPYWLTLSPMYLWMLVFFTRPHKEERFLFPIYPLICLSGAVALSSLQKCYHFLFQRYRLEHYTVSSNWLALGAVAVFTVLSLSRSVALFRGYHAPLDLYPEFHRIAKDPTLHSVPEGRPVSVCVGKEWYRFPSSFLLPHNWQLHFIQSEFKGQLPQPYTSGPLATQIIPANMNDQNLEEPSRYLDLRQCHYLVDLDVDEETPLEPCYSANKEEWSVIAYKPFLQASRSSPLFRAFYIPFISDHHTTYRRYVILKPRRQKQTRRRTHG; from the exons ATGGCGGCCAAGGCGCTTCGGCAGCGAACCAGGCGAGGCAGCAGACAAGATGCAAACAACGTGAACGTCCCTGCCGAAGCTCGGCCACCGAAAGAGGAGAAAGGCGCCGATGACAGTAAAATCACAGACACTCGGCAAGA GTCAATAAGTCGCGGAGGGCAGGTCTGGGCTCCAGAAGGTTCTACTGCATTTAAATGCCTGCTCTCTGCACGTTTCTGTGCAGCTTTGCTCAGCAACATATCAGACTGTGATGAGACCTTCAACTACTGGGAGCCT ATGCACTACCTACTGTACGGCACAGGGATGCAAACATGGGAATACTCTCCGTTGTACGCCATCAGATCTTATGCTTACTTATGGTTACATGCTCTTCCTGCTTGTTTGCATGCCCATGTTCTACAGACAAACAAG GTGCTGGTGTTCTACTTTGTACGATGTGTCTTAGCATTCTCCTGCTGTGTCTGTGAACTCTATTTCTACAA AGCAGTTTGTAAGAAGTTTGGTTTGCATGTGGGCCGTCTGATGTTGGCATTCCTTGTCCTGAGCACGGGAATGTTCTGCTCGTCTGCAG CTTTCTTGCCTTCCTCTTTCTGTATGTATACCACGCTGGTTGCCATGACCGGGTGGTTTCAGGACTCCACACCATTAGCCATTGTGGGCGTGGCTGCCGGTGCCATCGTTGGGTGGCCGTTCTCTGCTCTGATTGG GGTTCCGATTGCCTTCGACCTGCTGGTGTTAAAGACGCAGTGGAAAACTTTTATCATCTGGTCAGCCGTtgctctgcttctgctgctg gtGCCGCTGGTGGCAGTGGACTCTTTCTTTTATGGAAAACTGGTCATTGCTCCACTGAATATTCTATTGTATAATGTCTTCACACCACATGGACCCGATCTTTATG gtACAGAGCCGTGGCATTTCTACTTTGTAAATGGGATCCTGAACTTCAATCTGGTGTTTGCTCTGGCACTGTTTTCGCTGCCACTCACCGCTCTTATGGAGACACTGTTACACAGGTTCAATG TGCAGAACCTGGGCCGCCCATACTGGCTGACTTTGTCTCCCATGTATCTATGGATGTTGGTTTTCTTCACCAGACCTCATAAAGAGGAACGTTTCCTCTTTCCCATCTACCCTCTTATCTGCCTCAGCGGGGCAGTGGCCCTCTCCTCTCTACAG AAATGCTACCATTTCCTGTTCCAGCGATACCGACTGGAGCACTACACGGTCTCCTCCAACTGGTTGGCTCTAGGTGCAGTCGCGGTCTTCACAGTGTTGTCACTGTCTCGCTCTGTTGCCCTCTTTAGAG GCTACCATGCCCCCCTGGATCTGTATCCAGAGTTTCACCGAATCGCCAAGGATCCGACTCTTCATTCAGTCCCCGAAGGCAgacctgtcagtgtgtgtgtgggcaaaGAGTGGTACCGCTTCCCAAGCAGCTTCCTACTGCCGCACAA CTGGCAGCTGCATTTCATTCAGTCTGAGTTTAAGGGGCAACTGCCTCAGCCGTACACCTCTGGTCCTCTGGCCACACAGATCATCCCAGCTAATATGAATGACCAGAACCTGGAGGAGCCAAGCAGATAT CTGGATTTACGGCAGTGCCACTACTTAGTGGACCTGGACGTGGATGAAGAGACGCCACTTGAGCCATGTTATTCAGCCAACAAAGAGGAGTGGAGCGTCATAGCCTATAAGCCTTTCCTTCAGGCATCAAG gtcATCTCCTCTCTTCAGAGCGTTCTACATCCCATTTATATCAGACCATCACACCACCTACAGGCGCTACGTCATCTTGAAACCACGGCGGCAAAAGCAGACTCGTAGGCGTACCCATGGCTGA
- the LOC120802806 gene encoding complement factor B-like gives MNSLWFNMGFFVHWSWLAALPCILCLGAEVQVDCTEEGMQIQGGHYTLTKQLQSGSLLVYHCPEGYYPFPVLTRLCGSNGTWRPAPKKFKPQRCRLVECPDPNVLEDGNVFPPQEKYFVDNETTYECYSGYTMRGSNRRVCLPNGKWSGSTPICSRDSGDNCADPGIPAGASRTGHLFEIDDKVKYSCNGDLFLVGTRERVCQENGQWTGKEPACYYKHTYDTPLEVSEAFGSAIKDTLTILEPIDDTQEGRKIRISKNGTLNIYIAVDISESIEEKHFTDAKDAVATLISKISSFSVTPNYQILFFSADIFEIVSILDFLDGQITLSTVQKELEKFKVLDRNTAGTDLNLVFKTFLERMAIIKQRTGADFKEHRHVLIIFTDGAYNMGGSPAPTVAKIKNMVYMNHTSGQEAQSREEFLDIYIFAIGAELFDDDLQPLTAGTGGQHYFRMKDIKNLQETFDEIIDEEEVKGLCGLHKDYPTIGKDSKRKMYPWMAYIVVQNEGTKKCLGSLVTPKFVLTAAHCFKFGDLPEHVMVEIDDGQGKVKKVKTFKIHPNYNINGKQNEGVKEFYDYDVALIQLENDVQISSAVRPICIPCTQETSDALQLVGESTCKEQEQRLFKDHLEKLHFLTKTRTSIEEKDAHAKLGDIRDNCIRHALEANGITTDNPKVAVTDNFLCTGGRNPYRDHIACPGDSGGAVFKNYEHRTIQVALVSWGNKNLCKKESIPESDETSRDFHINLFRVVPFLKSILGNDTQDDYAPLQFLKN, from the exons atgaacaG TTTATGGTTCAACATGGGATTTTTTGTCCACTGGAGCTGGTTAGCTGCTCTTCCATGTATCCTCTGCTTGG GAGCTGAAGTTCAGGTTGATTGCACAGAGGAAGGTATGCAAATTCAAGGAGGTCATTATACACTGACCAAGCAACTGCAGTCAGGGAGCTTGTTGGTCTACCACTGTCCTGAGGGCTACTATCCATTCCCTGTTTTGACCCGCCTCTGCGGTTCTAATGGCACCTGGAGACCAGCACCCAAAAAATTCAAACCTCAGAGATGCAGGC TTGTTGAATGCCCAGACCCCAATGTGCTTGAGGACGGAAACGTCTTCCCTCCTCAGGAGAAGTACTTTGTGGACAATGAGACCACGTATGAGTGCTACTCTGGATATACAATGCGAGGCTCAAACAGACGGGTTTGCTTACCAAACGGGAAGTGGAGCGGCTCCACGCCTATCTGTAGCCGTGACT CAGGAGATAATTGTGCTGATCCTGGTATCCCAGCTGGCGCCTCAAGAACAGggcatttatttgaaattgatgacaaagtgaaataCAGCTGCAACGGTGACCTGTTTTTGGTGGGGAcgagagaaagagtgtgtcaGGAGAACGGCCAGTGGACCGGCAAAGAGCCAGCATGTTACT acaaacacacctaTGACACTCCACTGGAGGTTTCAGAGGCATTTGGCAGTGCGATCAAAGACACTCTCACCATTTTAGAGCCCATCG ATGACACACAGGAGGGGAGAAAAATCCGGATTTCAAAAAATGGGACACTTAACATCTATATCGCTGTGGATATTTCTGAGAGCATAGAGGAGAAACACTTCACTGATGCAAAAGACGCTGTCGCAACACTTATTTCGAAG ATTTCATCCTTTAGTGTGACTCCAAACTATCaaatcctctttttctctgctgataTATTTGAAATTGTCAGCATTCTTGATTTTCTGGATGGCCAAATAACGCTAAGCACCGTCCAGAAAGAACTGGAAAAATTTAAAGTACTTG acagaaacactgctGGAACAGATCTGAATCTTGTCTTTAAGACCTTCTTGGAGCGAATGGCTATCATAAAGCAACGAACTGGAGCGGACTTTAAGGAACATCGTCATGTCCTCATCATTTTTACAGACG GTGCTTATAATATGGGCGGTTCACCTGCACCCACTGTGGCGAAAATAAAGAACATGGTATACATGAACCATACTAGTGGACAAGAGGCTCAGTCAAGAGAAGAGTTTCTCG acatttatatttttgccaTTGGAGCTGAACTCTTTGATGATGACCTACAGCCGCTCACAGCAGGAACCGGTGGCCAGCATTACTTCAGAATGAAGGACATTAAAAATTTGCAAGAGACCTTTGATGAAATAATTG atgAAGAAGAAGTTAAGGGTCTATGTGGTCTTCACAAGGATTATCCCACAATTGGCAAAGACAGCAAGAGGAAGATGTATCCATGGATGGCATACATTGTTGTCCAG AATGAAGGAACGAAGAAATGCCTTGGCTCTCTGGTAACCCCGAAGTTTGTTTTAACTGCTGCACACTGCTTCAAATTTGGTGATTTACCTGAGCACGTCATGGTTGAGATTGATGATGGACAGGGCAAAG tgaaaaaagttAAGACTTTCAAAATACACCCAAACTACAATATTAATGGTAAACAGAATGAGGGTGTAAAGGAGTTCTATGACTATGATGTGGCTCTCATTCAACTGGAGAATGATGTTCAAATCTCCTCTGCCGTCCG ACCTATTTGCATACCTTGCACCCAGGAGACCAGCGATGCTCTGCAACTGGTTGGTGAATCCACCTGCAAGGAACAAG AGCAGCGTCTGTTTAAGGATCATCTTGAAAAGCTCCATTTCCTGACCAAGACAAGAACCTCGATAGAAGAAAAAGATGCCCATGCTAAGCTTGGCGATATT AGAGATAATTGCATCAGACATGCACTAGAGGCAAACGGGATAACAACGGATAATCCAAAAGTTGCTGTGACTGATAACTTCCTGTGCACTGGTGGTCGGAATCCTTATAGAGATCATATAGCATGTCCAG GCGACTCTGGAGGAGCTGTGTTCAAGAACTATGAACATCGCACAATACAG GTTGCCTTGGTCAGCTGGGGAAACAAGAATCTTTGCAAAAAGGAAAGTATCCCCGAGTCAGATGAAACCTCCAGAGATTTCCATATTAATCTTTTCAGAGTTGTCCCTTTTCTCAAATCTATCCTTGGAAATGACACCCAGGATGACTATGCACCACTTCAGTTTTTGAAGAACTAA